In Achromobacter spanius, the following proteins share a genomic window:
- the asnB gene encoding asparagine synthase (glutamine-hydrolyzing), translating to MCGIVGIWGPIGNKERVLAESCRRIRHRGPDSNGFWEDPEAEVALGHVRLAILDLTEAGHQPMTSACGRYVMVFNGEIYNHLDIRQQLEKSGLAPSWRGHSDTETLLAGFTALGIEATLQAAVGMFAIALWDRASRKLMLARDRMGEKPLYYGYSGAELVFASELKGLMPIPGFGRELNRNALASFMRHNYIPAPQSIYQGIAKLPPGTWVEFTADDTRSRRMPEPRVYWSAREAADSAARSPLSFGSDAEAAQALESVLSKAVGGQMLSDVSLGAFLSGGIDSSTIVALMQAQSAKPVRTFAIGFHEKGYDEAQHAKAVATHLGTDHTELYVTADDALAVVPSLAEMYDEPFADSSQIPTSLVTKMARQHVTVALSGDGGDELFGGYSRYFRVNNWWQQCERVPAMLRKPAGAMLSATTHLPGRGAWRGKVGKLGELLRTDTRGDFYRHFVSYWADPTQVVKGGVEPVSEFARDMQGSTFEAMMKLDTITYLPDDILVKVDRAAMAVSLETRVPLIDHRVYEFAWSLPHQYKVRGNTGKWLLRQVLHRHVPQALVDRPKRGFAVPLAAWLRGPLREWADALLDPARLRQEGWFEPEPILRKWREHTSGHRNWDSHLWGVLMMQAWLDRYRAAPDQGGTIGSR from the coding sequence ATGTGTGGAATAGTCGGAATTTGGGGCCCCATCGGGAACAAGGAGCGCGTGCTGGCCGAAAGCTGCCGTCGCATCCGCCATCGCGGGCCGGACAGCAACGGTTTCTGGGAAGACCCGGAAGCCGAAGTGGCGCTGGGGCACGTGCGCCTGGCCATCCTGGACCTGACCGAAGCCGGCCATCAACCCATGACGTCCGCGTGCGGCCGCTATGTGATGGTGTTCAACGGCGAGATCTACAACCACCTGGACATCCGCCAGCAGCTTGAAAAGTCGGGGCTGGCGCCGTCCTGGCGCGGCCATTCCGATACCGAAACGCTGCTGGCCGGCTTCACCGCGCTGGGCATCGAGGCCACCCTGCAGGCCGCGGTCGGCATGTTCGCCATTGCGCTGTGGGACCGCGCATCGCGCAAGCTGATGCTGGCGCGCGACCGCATGGGCGAAAAGCCGCTGTACTACGGCTATTCGGGCGCCGAGCTGGTTTTTGCGTCCGAGTTGAAGGGCCTCATGCCCATCCCCGGATTCGGCCGCGAGCTGAACCGCAACGCGCTGGCCTCGTTCATGCGCCACAACTACATTCCCGCGCCGCAATCCATCTACCAGGGCATTGCCAAGCTGCCTCCGGGCACCTGGGTGGAGTTCACCGCCGACGACACCCGCAGCCGCCGCATGCCGGAGCCGCGCGTGTATTGGTCCGCGCGCGAAGCGGCCGACAGCGCGGCCCGGTCGCCGCTGTCGTTCGGGTCCGACGCCGAGGCCGCCCAGGCGCTGGAAAGCGTGTTGTCCAAGGCAGTGGGCGGCCAGATGCTGTCCGACGTCAGCCTGGGCGCCTTCCTGTCGGGCGGCATTGACTCGTCCACCATCGTGGCGCTGATGCAGGCGCAAAGCGCCAAGCCGGTACGCACCTTCGCCATCGGTTTCCACGAGAAAGGCTACGACGAGGCGCAACACGCCAAGGCCGTCGCCACGCATTTGGGCACCGACCACACCGAGCTCTACGTCACCGCGGACGACGCGCTGGCGGTGGTGCCGTCGCTGGCCGAAATGTACGACGAACCGTTTGCCGATTCGTCGCAGATTCCCACGTCGCTCGTCACCAAGATGGCGCGCCAGCACGTCACCGTAGCCTTGTCGGGCGACGGCGGCGATGAACTCTTTGGCGGCTATTCGCGCTACTTCCGCGTGAATAACTGGTGGCAGCAATGCGAGCGCGTGCCCGCCATGCTGCGCAAGCCCGCTGGCGCGATGCTCTCCGCCACCACCCACCTTCCAGGACGCGGCGCCTGGCGCGGCAAGGTCGGCAAGCTGGGCGAGCTGCTGCGCACCGATACGCGCGGCGACTTCTACCGCCACTTCGTGTCTTATTGGGCCGACCCCACGCAGGTGGTCAAGGGCGGTGTAGAACCCGTGTCGGAATTCGCGCGCGACATGCAGGGCTCGACCTTCGAAGCCATGATGAAGCTGGACACGATTACCTATCTGCCCGACGACATCCTGGTCAAGGTCGACCGCGCCGCCATGGCGGTGAGCCTGGAGACGCGCGTGCCGCTGATCGACCATCGCGTTTATGAATTCGCCTGGAGCCTGCCGCATCAGTACAAGGTGCGCGGCAACACGGGTAAATGGCTGCTGCGCCAGGTGCTGCATCGCCATGTGCCGCAGGCGCTGGTGGACCGCCCCAAGCGCGGCTTCGCCGTACCGCTGGCCGCCTGGCTGCGCGGACCGCTGCGCGAATGGGCCGATGCGCTGCTCGACCCCGCGCGGCTGCGCCAGGAAGGCTGGTTTGAACCCGAACCCATCCTGCGCAAATGGCGCGAACACACCTCGGGCCATCGCAACTGGGACAGTCACCTGTGGGGCGTGCTGATGATGCAGGCCTGGCTGGACCGCTATCGTGCCGCACCGGATCAAGGGGGAACGATTGGGAGTCGTTAA
- a CDS encoding glycosyltransferase family 4 protein → MKILMLVSSMHAGGAERVAATLVNAWAERGDTVTLTPTYSSKGTCFYPVSDKVTLAWLADIAGTRASGGMAAFKRLMALRKHIRDTKPDVVVSFLTNVNVAAILATRGLGVPLIVCERTNPVAETTTGTVWRKLRRLLYPRADMVTVQAEDTAGPFSRQVPGIKRLAVIPNPLPAPLLDAPRVAQREDGGPRELLAMGRLVPDKQFDVLINVFAQLAPSHPDWNLRIWGEGPERALLEAQIEKLGLQSRVSLPGRTEAPWEELARGQAFVLSSLVEGFPNVLLEAMSLGLPCVAFDCPSGPREMTRDGQDALLVPAGDASALQDALQRVMSDLLLRRQLGVCAATAVRQRYALDTVLSEWDELFDAVREGR, encoded by the coding sequence ATGAAAATATTGATGTTGGTCAGCTCCATGCACGCGGGCGGTGCCGAACGCGTCGCCGCAACGCTGGTGAATGCCTGGGCCGAACGCGGCGACACCGTCACGCTCACGCCTACCTACTCGTCCAAGGGCACCTGCTTTTATCCCGTGTCGGACAAGGTCACACTCGCCTGGCTGGCCGATATCGCCGGCACGCGCGCATCGGGCGGGATGGCCGCGTTCAAGCGCCTGATGGCCTTGCGCAAGCACATCCGCGACACCAAGCCCGATGTGGTCGTGTCTTTCCTGACCAACGTCAACGTGGCCGCCATCCTCGCCACGCGGGGCCTGGGCGTGCCGCTTATCGTTTGCGAACGCACCAACCCCGTGGCCGAAACCACCACCGGCACGGTGTGGCGCAAGCTGCGCCGCTTGCTGTATCCGCGCGCCGACATGGTGACGGTGCAGGCCGAAGACACCGCTGGCCCGTTCTCGCGTCAGGTGCCGGGCATCAAGCGCCTGGCCGTCATTCCCAACCCCTTGCCCGCGCCCCTGCTCGACGCGCCGCGCGTGGCCCAGCGTGAAGACGGTGGCCCGCGTGAATTGCTGGCGATGGGCCGCCTGGTGCCCGACAAGCAGTTCGATGTGTTGATCAATGTGTTCGCACAATTGGCGCCGTCGCACCCCGACTGGAACCTGCGTATCTGGGGCGAAGGCCCCGAGCGCGCGCTGCTGGAGGCGCAGATTGAAAAGCTGGGTCTGCAATCGCGCGTGAGCCTGCCGGGCCGCACCGAAGCGCCGTGGGAAGAACTCGCGCGCGGCCAGGCTTTTGTGCTGAGCTCGCTGGTGGAAGGCTTTCCGAATGTCTTGCTGGAAGCCATGTCGCTGGGCCTGCCTTGCGTGGCTTTCGACTGCCCCAGCGGCCCTCGCGAAATGACGCGCGACGGCCAGGACGCCTTGCTGGTGCCCGCTGGCGACGCCAGTGCCTTGCAAGACGCCCTGCAGCGCGTCATGAGCGACCTGCTGCTGCGTCGGCAACTGGGCGTGTGCGCCGCCACGGCCGTGCGCCAGCGTTACGCCCTGGACACGGTGCTGTCCGAATGGGATGAACTGTTCGACGCGGTGCGGGAGGGGCGATGA
- a CDS encoding glycosyltransferase family 4 protein, protein MSRRLMFVVNNPAFFMSHRVPVALAAQQAGYDVHVATMDGPAVADIQALGMTHHAIPMTRSGKHPLQELGTLLALVRLFRRVRPDVVHLVTIKPVLYGGIAARIARVPGMVAAISGLGFVFLSNSLKMRLVRAVVARLYRVALGHPNSRVIFQNANDRDLLKSLGAVRDEQVVMIRGAGVDLDAYRASPEPPAPPVVVTMVARLLRDKGVREFVEAAALLRARGVPVTMQLVGGLDAGNPASATQDEVDAWQRDGAVQALGERSDIADLYAASHIAVLPSYREGLPKSLIEAAACGRAVVTTDVPGCRDAIEPGQTGLLVPVRDAQSLADAIARLAEDAALRQRMGAAGRALAESEFDIKRVARIHVELYDALGA, encoded by the coding sequence ATGAGCCGTCGCCTGATGTTCGTCGTCAACAATCCCGCGTTCTTCATGTCGCATCGCGTGCCGGTGGCGCTGGCCGCGCAGCAAGCGGGCTATGACGTGCATGTGGCCACGATGGATGGCCCCGCCGTGGCCGACATCCAGGCGCTGGGCATGACCCATCACGCCATTCCCATGACGCGCAGCGGCAAGCATCCCTTGCAGGAACTGGGCACGCTGCTGGCGCTGGTGCGCCTGTTCCGCCGCGTGCGTCCGGACGTGGTGCACCTGGTCACGATCAAGCCCGTGCTGTATGGCGGCATTGCCGCGCGCATTGCCCGCGTGCCGGGCATGGTGGCGGCAATTTCCGGCCTGGGCTTCGTGTTCCTGTCCAATTCCCTGAAGATGCGGCTGGTGCGCGCCGTGGTGGCGCGCCTGTACCGCGTGGCGCTGGGTCATCCGAACAGCCGCGTGATTTTCCAGAACGCCAATGACCGCGACCTGCTCAAGTCACTGGGGGCCGTGCGCGATGAACAGGTCGTCATGATTCGCGGCGCGGGGGTCGACCTGGATGCCTATCGCGCGTCGCCCGAACCGCCTGCGCCGCCTGTCGTGGTCACCATGGTGGCGCGCCTGTTGCGCGACAAGGGCGTGCGCGAATTCGTCGAGGCGGCGGCCCTGCTGCGCGCGCGTGGCGTGCCGGTGACCATGCAACTGGTGGGCGGGCTGGATGCGGGCAACCCCGCGTCCGCCACGCAGGACGAGGTGGACGCCTGGCAGCGCGACGGCGCCGTGCAGGCCTTGGGCGAACGCTCGGACATTGCCGATCTGTACGCGGCGAGCCATATCGCCGTGCTGCCGTCGTATCGCGAGGGTTTGCCGAAATCGTTGATCGAGGCCGCGGCGTGCGGGCGCGCGGTGGTGACGACCGATGTGCCGGGCTGCCGCGACGCCATCGAACCCGGCCAGACCGGGCTGCTGGTGCCGGTGCGCGACGCGCAGTCGCTGGCGGACGCCATCGCGCGCCTGGCCGAGGACGCCGCCTTGCGCCAGCGCATGGGCGCGGCGGGGCGTGCACTGGCCGAGAGCGAATTCGACATCAAGCGGGTTGCCCGCATCCATGTCGAGCTGTACGACGCCCTGGGTGCTTGA
- a CDS encoding glycosyltransferase family 4 protein produces MSTAALRVLHVITGLGQGGAESVLMRLATYPETGVSHTVVSLTDEGIYGERLRAAGVPVHALGMKRGRVSASGFLALRRLIAAQRPDVVQTWMYHADLIGGLAARLAGVRAVAWGIRNSGAHLERSSRSARLVLRACAWLSGSVPRAIVCAAQNAAERHAERGYRRDRMVVIPNGYDLSRYAPDAQARTRMRAQWGLSEDAPVIGSVARWDPLKDHANLLRAVAALVRDGRDGGLRCVLVGRGMTADNAELGALVDKLNLRDRLILAGPSDDVPAVMNGLDVHVLSSCAEGFPNVVAEAMACGVYCVVTNVGDAAYIVADTGVVVPPEQAEALARGIETALCDVAARGHGRAGEAGRARVLENFDLARMVQHYLTVWRRIAGDQA; encoded by the coding sequence ATGAGCACCGCCGCCTTGCGCGTTCTGCATGTCATCACGGGCCTGGGGCAGGGCGGCGCGGAATCCGTGTTGATGCGCTTGGCGACGTACCCGGAAACGGGCGTGTCGCACACCGTCGTGTCGCTGACCGATGAAGGCATCTATGGCGAGCGCTTGCGTGCCGCCGGCGTGCCCGTGCATGCCTTGGGCATGAAGCGCGGGCGCGTGAGCGCAAGCGGTTTTTTGGCGTTGCGCCGGCTGATCGCCGCTCAGCGTCCTGACGTCGTGCAGACCTGGATGTATCACGCGGACCTGATCGGCGGCCTGGCCGCACGGCTGGCGGGCGTGCGCGCGGTGGCCTGGGGCATCCGTAATTCCGGCGCGCATCTGGAACGCAGCAGCCGCTCGGCGCGCCTGGTCTTGCGCGCCTGCGCTTGGCTGTCCGGCAGCGTGCCGCGCGCCATCGTCTGCGCCGCCCAGAATGCGGCCGAACGGCACGCCGAACGCGGCTACCGCCGCGACCGCATGGTGGTGATTCCGAACGGCTACGACCTGTCGCGTTATGCGCCCGATGCGCAAGCCCGCACGCGCATGCGCGCGCAGTGGGGACTGTCGGAAGACGCACCCGTGATCGGCAGCGTGGCCCGTTGGGATCCGCTGAAAGACCACGCCAACCTGCTGCGCGCGGTGGCCGCATTGGTGCGCGATGGCCGCGACGGCGGCTTGCGCTGCGTGCTGGTCGGGCGCGGCATGACGGCCGACAACGCCGAACTTGGCGCGCTTGTCGACAAGCTGAACCTGCGCGACCGCCTCATCCTTGCCGGCCCCAGCGACGACGTTCCCGCCGTGATGAACGGCCTGGACGTGCACGTGCTGTCCAGTTGCGCCGAGGGCTTTCCCAACGTGGTGGCCGAGGCCATGGCCTGCGGTGTTTACTGCGTGGTGACGAACGTGGGCGACGCCGCCTACATCGTCGCCGACACCGGCGTCGTCGTGCCCCCCGAGCAAGCCGAGGCGCTGGCGCGCGGCATCGAGACCGCCTTGTGCGACGTGGCTGCGCGCGGCCACGGACGCGCGGGCGAGGCGGGCCGCGCGCGCGTGTTGGAAAACTTTGATCTGGCGCGCATGGTGCAGCATTACCTCACCGTATGGCGCCGCATTGCCGGAGACCAGGCATGA